A genome region from Rickettsiales endosymbiont of Stachyamoeba lipophora includes the following:
- a CDS encoding bifunctional folylpolyglutamate synthase/dihydrofolate synthase, whose protein sequence is MVRMPHWPKPFWYNRIQFGFERIAPLLNALDNPHLKMPPAIHVSGTNGKGSTLSYIRYILETAGYSVHTYISPHIVRFNERIVLAGKEISDEYLYNIMERTRLAEMASGKQVTFFEGTTAAAFLAFSEHPADFLIMETGMGGRLDATNMVENKLINVIASISYDHMEFLGDTLSKIATEKSGIMRPNLPTIVAAQTEEVIETLSQQAAKINCPTSMHGEDFGLSFREDGVYYVSDAHEFKMAKPGLEGDHQYLNAAAAITAILNLNLGINYAQINEGLKKTSWPGRLQQITSGNLRQIIPDDWEVWIDGAHNPGGGQILGVWAYELQQQDPKPLYAILGITRNRDVPSLLQFLAPSITKAFTVYVEDEASSYKSEVLAEKVAAMGIPAEACESLEEAVEKISKEPGPARILLCGSLFLAGMFLRKNGEMAR, encoded by the coding sequence ATGGTAAGAATGCCTCATTGGCCAAAACCCTTTTGGTACAACAGAATTCAGTTTGGATTTGAAAGGATTGCTCCTCTTTTAAATGCTTTGGACAACCCACATCTTAAAATGCCACCTGCAATTCATGTATCAGGTACCAATGGTAAGGGATCAACTTTATCATATATTCGTTATATATTAGAAACAGCCGGATATAGTGTACATACTTATATTTCTCCTCATATTGTTAGGTTTAATGAGCGTATAGTACTTGCGGGAAAAGAAATTTCCGATGAATATTTATATAATATTATGGAACGTACCCGTCTTGCAGAAATGGCAAGCGGTAAACAAGTTACTTTTTTTGAAGGCACTACAGCTGCAGCTTTTCTTGCCTTTTCTGAACATCCAGCTGACTTTTTAATTATGGAAACCGGAATGGGTGGCAGGCTTGATGCAACCAACATGGTTGAAAATAAATTAATAAATGTTATTGCTTCAATTTCTTATGATCATATGGAATTTCTAGGAGATACTCTTAGCAAGATTGCCACTGAAAAATCAGGAATTATGCGTCCAAATCTTCCTACTATAGTTGCCGCTCAAACTGAGGAAGTAATAGAAACTTTATCTCAACAAGCTGCCAAAATAAATTGCCCCACCTCGATGCACGGTGAGGATTTCGGACTTTCATTTAGAGAAGATGGCGTTTATTACGTCAGCGATGCACATGAATTTAAAATGGCAAAACCCGGCCTTGAAGGAGATCATCAATATTTAAATGCCGCAGCTGCCATTACGGCTATATTAAATCTTAATTTAGGTATTAATTATGCACAAATTAATGAGGGACTCAAAAAAACCAGCTGGCCGGGAAGACTGCAACAAATAACTTCAGGTAATTTAAGACAAATAATACCGGATGATTGGGAAGTTTGGATAGATGGTGCTCATAATCCAGGTGGCGGCCAAATTTTAGGCGTGTGGGCATATGAATTACAGCAGCAAGATCCCAAACCATTATACGCCATTTTAGGCATTACCAGAAATCGTGATGTACCATCCCTCCTCCAATTTTTAGCCCCAAGCATTACCAAAGCTTTTACTGTATATGTAGAAGATGAAGCATCCAGCTATAAATCCGAAGTACTTGCTGAAAAAGTTGCGGCTATGGGAATTCCTGCTGAAGCTTGCGAAAGCCTGGAAGAAGCAGTAGAGAAGATTTCAAAAGAGCCAGGACCCGCCAGAATTTTACTGTGCGGATCCTTATTCTTAGCCGGTATGTTTTTACGCAAAAACGGCGAGATGGCTAGATAG
- the ctrA gene encoding response regulator transcription factor CtrA → MKVLIIEDDRPTAMSLQLLLESDGIKYDTAHLGEEGLQISKVYNGNYDLIILDLMLPDINGYEVLLRLRNNKIKTPVMILSGLTNSEQKVKGFGFGADDYVTKPFDRSELLARIHAIVRRSKGYSESVIRFDQVAINIDTRTVEVNSQPLHLTSKEYAILELLAMRKGTVLTKEMFLNHLYGGIDEPELKIIDVFVCKLRKKLSDAAGGRNYIETVWGRGYMLRENPVDADPIENVMDDAVAN, encoded by the coding sequence GTGAAAGTTTTGATAATTGAAGACGATAGACCCACTGCGATGTCGTTGCAGCTTCTCCTGGAATCTGATGGGATTAAATATGATACCGCTCATTTAGGTGAAGAAGGTTTGCAAATTAGTAAAGTATATAATGGTAACTATGATCTAATTATTTTAGATCTTATGCTTCCAGATATTAATGGTTATGAAGTATTATTAAGGCTTCGTAATAATAAAATTAAAACTCCTGTTATGATCCTTTCTGGCCTTACTAATTCTGAGCAAAAAGTTAAAGGTTTTGGTTTCGGTGCAGATGATTATGTTACTAAACCATTTGATCGTAGTGAGCTTCTTGCTCGTATCCATGCAATTGTACGTAGATCAAAAGGTTATTCAGAATCAGTAATTAGATTTGACCAAGTAGCAATCAATATTGATACCAGAACAGTGGAAGTTAACAGCCAGCCACTCCATCTTACTAGCAAAGAATATGCAATTCTTGAATTGCTTGCTATGCGCAAAGGTACAGTTCTTACTAAAGAAATGTTCTTAAATCATCTTTATGGTGGTATTGATGAGCCTGAACTCAAAATTATTGATGTGTTTGTATGTAAGCTTCGTAAGAAACTTTCAGATGCAGCAGGTGGTAGAAATTATATTGAAACCGTTTGGGGCCGTGGTTACATGCTTCGTGAGAATCCAGTAGATGCTGATCCGATTGAAAATGTAATGGATGATGCTGTAGCAAACTAG